ggaggcacagggtacagtgagccgcgatcatgccactgcactccagacacagtaagactccatctcaaaaaacaaaacaaaacaaaacaaaaaaacaggccgggcgcagtggctcaagcctgtaatcccagcactttgggaggccgaggtaggcggatcacgaggtcaggagatcgagaccatcctgcctagcatggtgaaaccctgtctctactaaaaaatacaaaaaaactagccaggcgaggtggtgggcgcctgtagtcccagctactcgggaggctgaggcaggagaatggcgtgaacctgggaggcggagcttgcagtgagctgagatccagccactgcacgccagcctgggcgacagagcaagactgtctcaaaaaaaaaaattaaaaaaaaaaaaagatacagagttACAGCAAAGATTTTAACATCAAACCCAGGAGGCCTGGTAGGTAacgtatttctttttatttttttgagatggagtctcactctgtcggtcCAGGCCAGAGTactgtggcgtgatctccgctcaccacaacctctgcctcccgggttcaagtgattctcctgcctcagcctcccaagtagctgggactacaggcgtgtaccaccatgcctggctaatttttgtacttttagtagagaaggggtttcaccatgctggccaggctggtttcaaactcctgaccttgtaatccacccgcctcagcctcccaagtgctgggattacaggcatgagccaccgcgcccggccagtaacaTATTTCTTAGGATCTACCCAACCTTGAGAATACCAGTGAGCAATTCACCTCCCACTGTACACTGCATATAGAGAAGACACTGAGCCCTAAGTCCAGCACAGCCCCCATTCCTTGTCTCCAGCTCCTAATTTCTCACCTGTGTAACACGACCACACCTCCCCAGTCTGGGCTGTTCCTGAGGCTATGGGCAATGTGCACAGCCAGGTCTCTGAGCAGATTCAGGTTATTCTGAAATGGATATGGTAACTCAGTAGATAAATGGAAAGGATAACAATAGAGAGTATCAGCTTCCCTCCACCTCATTCTCCCCTCACTCCTACTTTGACAAACTACACATTTGCTTCGGCAGAAGACCAAGTCTGCAGAGCCTATTCTAGGCAGGGCCCATGCCCTCTCTACCCGCCAGGGAATACATCACCTTCTGCAGGATCTTGGTGGAGTTCTGGAGCTTTTTCACTGCTTCCACATGATCCTCTGCTCCACACCTGCAAGAGAAAGGTCAGTGGAAACCTGCGCAGCTTCCCAGTTGTTTCTGATGTTGGGGACATAAATCAGTAACTTCCTTCTTACTATGGTGCCTCCCTGCAGTCAGGGACCAGGAGATATTCTGAGGAGGTCTCTTAGgcaactgggagaaaatatacGAAGGAATTAACTGTTTTTCGTGGTTCTGATTGACTATCCAAAGCACTTTATCATTTACGATTGCATCTTATCTCCCAGAGGTAAGAGATTATGTCCAAAATCTCAGCAATGGGAGGCAACTGAAGGTACTGAAAGACGCATACTTAAGCAGAGCAGTCAGTGCTTTTTCAGTTCCATGACTTCTCTCCATCCACTTCAGCACCCGGTTCCCAGCCAGAAATATCAggttggttttgttctttttcccctTCTCAGTGCCCAGAATCTTAATGACCTACATGAGGCAAGGgggtaacacacacacacacacatgggcgTGTGTGTAAACCACAGCAGATCCTAGAACCTGAAGGCAGGAGAAACCTATCTTTTCCTCAGCTCTGGAACAGTGAAGGGGAGATTTCACTTAGGACTCCTCAATTATCCCCttctcccactcccagccccatgTGATCCCCTCTCCCCAATCCCTCTTCTCAGCCACTCCACAGCCCTTCCTCACTTACCTGAAGGTCACTGAGATTGCTCACATGGGTCCCACAGCACATGTTGGAATCAACGCCCTTAATGCTAACAACACGAACGGGCCCAGCATGATCATCCGGCAAACCCCGGCCTCTCACCTGGACTCAAGGAGAGCGGAGGGACTGTCTGAATCTGATGAGGAACGCTTGGAGAACCATTGTGCAGAAGCCACCCCTCTGGCTCTACCCTTACCTGCTCCACCTCAGGATCATCCAGGCTCAATTCTCGGACATTCACAGGAAGCCGATCTCTGATTTTTTCATTGACGCTCTGCTCAATGGCAGCTACTTGCTCTGTAGTCATAGAGGGGGTGTCCAGCTCAATCACACTCCGAAATCTCCCTAACTCCCTATCAGAAGTAGAGTGGCCACAGATAACACATCTTACCGAacaagaaaagctgaaagctttttctctaaaaacTGGAACAAGCATACCCtctcaccactttttttttttttgagacaggcttgctctgtcacccatgctgccATTTAgtggcaatcacagctcaccacagccttaatctccctggctcaagcaattctcccacctccgcctccctcccagtgctgggatggGCCTGCCTACAGTTAGTCTTACGCCTGCCACTCACCATGATGTTGTCTTCAGCTTAAATAGATGGTCAGCAACTGCCGTGACGAGATGCTGCCCTAAGCAAAGAGAGCAAGAAACAGGAGAAAAGTGAGAAGTCCACATACTCCCACAATGATAAAATAGAGCCACAATGATAAAAGCACAGAAATTATCCTTGTTGAAAACCTTCTAAGCACTTGGTAATACACTTTAGATACTTTAttgaaaatcacaatgagaatCCTGCAAGAGGCCTTGTGataccatttcacagatgaggaaactgaagcctagagAGATCAAATAACTTGCCATGGCAATGTAACTTATAAGGGGCTGGACATgaacttaagtttttttttttttttcagacagttccattttgttgcccaggctggagtacaggggctcactgcagcctccacctcccaggatcaagcaattctcgtgcctcagcctcctaagtagctggtattacacaCGTGcatcaccgcacccagctaatttttctacttttagtagagacggtgtttcaccatgttggccaggctggtcttgaactcttgacctcaagtgatccatccgccttggcctcccacagtgctgggattacaggtgtgagccaccgtgcccagtgaaCTTAAGTTCCAATATGcagcattcatccattcaacaagtaCCTACCACATGCAAGGCACAGGCCTTGACATAAGAGATACAGCAGCATCCCTGAATGACAAGAGTGACGATGAGGAGAaataagaggaagaggaggaagaaaaggagaaagaggaggaactGACTATCAAGGAAGAGGGAACAAGACAGCTAAAGGCCTTCAGGAAGAAAGAAGTAGGGTATGTCAAAGGAATCCAGAGATAACAAGCACAGCCAGGATGTAGCCAGCAAGAGGTGAAGGGGCACCAGATGAGGCTACAGCAGTAGACAAGAGCCACCCAGATACAGCTTGTATGCCATGGTAAAAAGTTTGGCTTTACATGAAGACCTACAGGAAGCCTCTGAAGAGCTTgaagcagaggagtgacataatattttcactttttaaaatttatttcagctgggcgcggtcgctcactcctgcaatcccagcactttaggaggccgaggcaggtggatcacgaggtcaaaagtttgagaccagcctgaaacaacatggtgacatcccatctctaccaaaaatacaaaaattagccagctgtggtggcacgaacctgtaatcccagcga
The Papio anubis isolate 15944 chromosome 17, Panubis1.0, whole genome shotgun sequence genome window above contains:
- the LOC101016032 gene encoding alanyl-tRNA editing protein Aarsd1 isoform X2, which gives rise to MAFRCQRDSYAREFTTTVVSCRPAELQTEGSNGKKVLSGFHVVLEDTLLFPEGGGQPDDRGTINDISVLRVTRRGEQADHFTQTPLDPGSQVLVRVDWERRFDHMQQHSGQHLVTAVADHLFKLKTTSWELGRFRSVIELDTPSMTTEQVAAIEQSVNEKIRDRLPVNVRELSLDDPEVEQVRGRGLPDDHAGPVRVVSIKGVDSNMCCGTHVSNLSDLQVIKILGTEKGKKNKTNLIFLAGNRVLKWMERSHGTEKALTALLKCGAEDHVEAVKKLQNSTKILQKNNLNLLRDLAVHIAHSLRNSPDWGGVVVLHRKEGDSEFMNIIANEIGSEETLLFLTVGDEKGAGLFLLAGPPASVETLGPRVAEVLEGKGAGKKGRFQGKATKMSRRTEVQALLQDYITTQSTKE